In Rhizophagus irregularis chromosome 26, complete sequence, one genomic interval encodes:
- a CDS encoding uncharacterized protein (SECRETED:cutsite_VLA-VL; SECRETED:prob_0.4694); SECRETED:SignalP(1-18), with amino-acid sequence MRIFLLGLSGVVVDDVLAVLWMDNGPVTMLSTIHQINGDENRIERIRRRPRETSTNATSNGENIEHKEFRLQLVWDLIKEGLEEEEKQHTRSYIDELTNKFEHIQIEPSKRYQYVTSNFELPLERLSPGGHFPEWREARSSCIWCKYLTKKVQKKAERDPPQSQIYCIKCSVALCCNKNRSCFKDYHTQKDDNN; translated from the exons ATGCGAATTTTCTTACTGGGATTATCTGGTGTAGTTGTTGACGATGTATTAGCTGTTTTATGGATGGATAATGGCCCAGTGACCATGCTTTCAACTATTCATCAAATTAATGGAGATGAAAATCGAATTGAAAGAATAAGACGTCGGCCACGAGAAACAAGTACTAATGCAACTAGCAA tggtgaaaatattgaacataAGGAATTTAGATTACAATTAGTTTGggatttaattaaagaaggATTGGAGGAGGAAGAAAAGCAACATACACGAAGCTATATTGATGagttaacaaataaatttgaacATATTCAAATTGAACCATCTAAAAGGTACCAATATGTTACATCAAATTTTGAACTTCCTTTGGAAAGGTTATCACCAGGTGGTCATTTTCCAGAGTGGAGAGAAGCAAGAAGTAGTTGTATATGGTgtaaatatttgacaaaaaaagtTCAGAAAAAAGCAGAAAGAGATCCTCCTCAATCtcaaatatattgtataaaatgcAGTGTAGCTTTATGCTGTAATAAGAATAGAAGTTGTTTTAAAGATTATCATACTcaaaaagatgataataattaa